Proteins from a single region of Sphingopyxis sp. BSN-002:
- a CDS encoding nuclear transport factor 2 family protein — translation MADLNEARIEVVRRHMALEITHDWDGVLATFEHPRYELMGPGTIFDGETAVRSYFATSREPFPDQANEVIAIAADESTNTVLVEFWLTGTHLGPLKLGLRTIEPTGKAFRIRMAASFEFAPGSDKIVCERPYYDQSAVMKALGLL, via the coding sequence ATGGCCGACCTGAACGAAGCGAGGATCGAAGTCGTCCGCCGGCACATGGCGCTCGAGATCACGCACGACTGGGACGGCGTCCTCGCTACCTTCGAGCATCCGCGCTACGAGCTGATGGGGCCCGGCACGATTTTCGACGGCGAAACCGCAGTGCGGTCCTATTTCGCCACCTCGCGCGAACCCTTTCCCGATCAGGCGAACGAGGTAATCGCGATCGCAGCCGACGAAAGCACGAACACGGTGCTCGTCGAATTCTGGCTGACCGGCACCCACCTCGGACCTCTCAAACTCGGCCTCCGCACGATCGAACCGACAGGCAAGGCGTTCCGCATCCGCATGGCGGCGAGTTTCGAATTCGCGCCGGGCAGTGACAAGATCGTCTGCGAACGGCCCTATTACGACCAGTCCGCGGTGATGAAGGCGCTCGGCCTGCTCTGA
- a CDS encoding J domain-containing protein yields MSSSARSPRFHGRIPREAACAVPGCREPGEFRAPVSSHRSPDGPPPYRYLCLDHVREFNAGYNFFEGMSADQIMAAQSPTAGWETESRAFRPAGSADLPPRWADFKDPMDALGARFRQRMDEAQREAANPGLTREEHAAMQLLALPADADRAALRRRYSELVRKYHPDRNGGDRSFEARLGEVVAAYQLLRKTKAFA; encoded by the coding sequence GTGTCGTCTTCCGCCCGCTCCCCCCGATTTCACGGTCGCATTCCGCGTGAAGCCGCCTGCGCGGTTCCCGGCTGCCGCGAGCCCGGCGAATTTCGCGCGCCCGTCTCCTCGCACCGGTCACCCGACGGCCCGCCGCCGTACCGTTATCTTTGCCTCGACCATGTTCGCGAATTCAACGCGGGCTATAATTTCTTCGAGGGCATGAGCGCCGACCAGATCATGGCGGCACAGTCGCCGACCGCGGGCTGGGAGACCGAAAGCCGCGCCTTTCGCCCCGCGGGCAGCGCCGACCTGCCGCCGCGCTGGGCCGACTTCAAGGATCCGATGGACGCGCTCGGCGCGCGCTTTCGCCAGCGGATGGACGAGGCGCAGCGCGAGGCGGCGAACCCCGGCCTGACCCGCGAGGAACATGCCGCGATGCAGCTACTCGCCCTGCCCGCCGACGCCGACCGTGCGGCGCTGAGGCGGCGCTACAGCGAACTCGTCCGCAAATATCATCCCGACCGGAATGGCGGCGACCGCAGCTTCGAGGCGAGACTCGGCGAGGTCGTTGCGGCATATCAGTTGCTCAGAAAAACGAAGGCGTTCGCATAG
- a CDS encoding AraC family transcriptional regulator, which produces MDVGRLKTASIDDRIDGPSNWTIERDVHVLILHEAGSYHYLETWLDGRRTSLGDPLPGEMWLVPAGRPFAATAQGGTARYLQVEIPAGLLDVAPEARVIAAHEDAAMAALVRALAAGDETATAPLLAAIAETLERGVMRFPVAPDIARRLDNLMTFIEPRIETHLTVEDMATEAGMSVNSLIVHFARATGRTPAQYLLNQRLRRARWFLMNRPLTVAEIAFATGFSSHAHLCAAFRNKLGISPGAWRRQATREGLL; this is translated from the coding sequence ATGGACGTGGGGCGACTCAAGACGGCCTCGATTGACGACAGGATCGATGGCCCCAGTAACTGGACGATTGAACGCGATGTCCATGTGCTCATCCTGCACGAGGCCGGCAGCTACCATTATCTCGAAACATGGCTCGACGGGCGGCGCACCTCACTGGGCGATCCCTTGCCGGGGGAAATGTGGCTTGTACCGGCCGGCCGGCCGTTCGCCGCGACGGCGCAGGGCGGCACGGCGCGCTATCTGCAGGTCGAAATTCCCGCCGGGCTTCTGGACGTTGCGCCCGAAGCCCGGGTAATCGCGGCGCATGAAGATGCCGCTATGGCCGCTCTCGTGCGAGCCCTTGCGGCGGGCGACGAAACGGCCACCGCGCCGCTCCTCGCCGCGATAGCGGAAACGCTCGAACGCGGCGTGATGCGCTTTCCGGTTGCGCCGGACATCGCGCGGCGGCTCGACAATCTGATGACCTTCATCGAACCGCGGATCGAAACCCATCTGACCGTCGAGGATATGGCGACGGAAGCCGGAATGTCGGTCAACAGCCTGATCGTCCATTTCGCGCGCGCCACCGGCCGCACGCCTGCACAATATCTGCTGAACCAGCGCCTGCGCCGCGCCCGCTGGTTCCTGATGAACCGGCCGCTGACGGTCGCCGAGATCGCTTTCGCGACCGGATTTTCGAGCCATGCACATTTATGTGCGGCCTTCCGCAACAAGCTCGGTATATCTCCCGGGGCCTGGCGTCGTCAGGCGACGAGGGAGGGGCTTTTGTGA
- a CDS encoding pirin family protein, producing MFTVITPSTHDIGAFDVRRTLPDKERTMVGPFIFVDQFGPAHFDIGQGMDVRPHPHINLSTLTYLFEGAIDHRDSLGTYATIRPGACNLMTAGRGIVHSERTPQVERGTGSPISGMQTWLALPDGKEEIDPAFEHVAAEDLPLVEDGHVSARVIMGSLWGATAPTTQHAATIYADIMMNAGASLPIEAEADERAVLVAMGDASLDGEALERYSLYILKPGQAMTLRASTDARVMLLGGEAFTTPRHLWWNFVSSSRDRINEAKHDWKDRKFPLVPGDSEEFIPIPEPIRTPGYP from the coding sequence ATGTTCACCGTCATCACTCCCTCGACCCACGACATCGGCGCGTTCGACGTGCGGCGGACCTTGCCGGACAAGGAGCGGACGATGGTCGGCCCCTTCATCTTCGTCGACCAGTTCGGCCCGGCGCATTTCGACATCGGGCAGGGAATGGACGTTCGCCCGCACCCGCATATCAACCTGTCGACTTTGACTTATCTGTTCGAGGGCGCGATCGATCATCGCGACAGCCTCGGCACTTATGCGACGATCCGGCCGGGTGCGTGCAACCTGATGACCGCGGGGCGCGGAATCGTCCATTCGGAACGCACGCCGCAGGTCGAACGCGGCACCGGTTCGCCGATCTCGGGCATGCAGACCTGGCTCGCGCTTCCCGACGGCAAGGAAGAGATCGACCCGGCGTTCGAGCACGTCGCGGCTGAGGACTTGCCGCTCGTCGAGGATGGCCATGTCTCGGCGCGGGTGATCATGGGCAGCCTGTGGGGCGCGACCGCGCCGACGACGCAGCACGCGGCGACCATCTATGCCGACATCATGATGAACGCCGGCGCCAGCCTGCCTATTGAGGCCGAGGCCGACGAGCGCGCGGTGCTCGTCGCGATGGGGGACGCCAGCCTCGATGGCGAAGCGCTCGAGCGGTACAGCCTTTACATCTTGAAGCCGGGGCAGGCGATGACGCTGCGCGCTTCGACAGATGCGCGCGTGATGCTGCTCGGCGGCGAAGCCTTCACGACTCCGCGCCATCTCTGGTGGAATTTTGTCAGTTCGTCGCGCGACCGCATCAACGAAGCGAAGCACGACTGGAAGGACCGCAAATTCCCGCTCGTCCCCGGCGACAGTGAGGAATTCATTCCGATCCCCGAGCCGATCCGGACTCCCGGCTACCCGTGA
- a CDS encoding cupin domain-containing protein has product MGEQKGRVIDKVNLAEAFATFHDHWNPRVAGDINNFQVKLVKFAGQFDWHHHDAEDELFLVVHGKMKMGFRDRDVIVGPGEFIIVPHGIEHCPEAVDGECHVVLLEPNSTLNTGNVETGKTKKTLERLG; this is encoded by the coding sequence ATGGGTGAACAAAAGGGGCGTGTGATCGACAAGGTCAATCTCGCCGAGGCCTTTGCGACCTTCCATGATCACTGGAATCCGCGTGTCGCGGGCGACATCAACAATTTCCAGGTCAAGCTGGTGAAGTTCGCCGGCCAGTTCGACTGGCATCATCATGACGCGGAGGACGAATTGTTCCTCGTCGTGCACGGCAAGATGAAGATGGGTTTCCGCGACCGCGACGTGATCGTCGGGCCGGGCGAGTTCATCATCGTCCCGCACGGCATCGAGCATTGCCCCGAAGCGGTCGATGGCGAGTGTCATGTCGTGCTACTCGAACCCAATTCGACGCTCAACACGGGCAATGTCGAAACCGGAAAGACGAAAAAGACGCTGGAAAGGCTCGGCTGA
- a CDS encoding alpha/beta hydrolase, translating to MIAKRHLMVASAALALTGCVTPVDYGKVPHAAYVADPRCTAQPGAAVDETALPLFFVTSRLPDCRTDRIALLNHRGDTVRYGRFAKPVDMEIGGKKHFRTPMAFQDEGDWWQALQAETDRKQGRVLLYVHGYRETFETTSKDAAQIARMTGFDGPVIEYSWPSQGEVLKYAVDETNMYHDVRNFRDFLRGLADKPWVKEIVIVSHSLGARLVIPAIGTVDRVSRRADRTGNISNIILASPDIDRETFERDIVDEVLAPDRVAQGRHITIYVSAKDKALAVSRAVHGYPRLGSPYCFDPFEAADLKAKGLPERCYVTAIPGITVVDTTEVSRGSTGHSNFLRSAVACRDFVDAVQGKRTRPERVATRLPYVFWLKPDPVSPKDLDETICNRDPS from the coding sequence GTGATCGCCAAGCGCCACCTGATGGTGGCGTCCGCTGCACTGGCGCTGACCGGCTGCGTAACCCCGGTCGACTATGGCAAGGTACCGCATGCGGCCTATGTCGCCGACCCGCGCTGCACCGCACAGCCGGGCGCGGCGGTCGACGAGACGGCGCTGCCGCTTTTCTTCGTGACGAGCCGTCTGCCAGATTGCCGCACCGATCGCATTGCGTTGCTCAATCATCGCGGCGACACGGTCCGCTATGGTCGTTTCGCGAAGCCGGTCGACATGGAGATCGGCGGCAAGAAGCACTTCCGCACCCCGATGGCGTTTCAGGACGAGGGCGACTGGTGGCAGGCGCTGCAGGCCGAGACCGACCGCAAGCAGGGCCGTGTGCTCCTTTACGTTCACGGCTATCGCGAGACGTTCGAGACGACGTCGAAGGACGCGGCGCAGATCGCCCGCATGACCGGCTTCGACGGCCCGGTGATCGAATATAGCTGGCCCTCGCAGGGAGAGGTGCTGAAATATGCGGTCGACGAGACGAACATGTACCACGATGTCCGCAATTTCCGCGACTTCCTGCGCGGACTTGCCGACAAGCCGTGGGTGAAGGAGATCGTGATCGTCTCGCACTCGCTCGGTGCGCGGCTCGTCATACCGGCGATCGGGACGGTCGACCGTGTATCCCGGCGCGCGGACCGGACGGGCAATATATCCAACATCATCCTCGCCTCACCCGATATCGACCGCGAGACTTTCGAGCGCGATATCGTCGACGAGGTGCTCGCGCCCGATCGCGTCGCGCAGGGCCGGCACATCACCATCTATGTATCGGCGAAGGACAAGGCGCTCGCGGTATCGCGCGCAGTGCATGGCTATCCGCGGCTGGGTTCGCCCTATTGCTTCGATCCGTTCGAGGCGGCGGATCTGAAGGCGAAGGGGCTTCCCGAGCGTTGCTATGTCACCGCAATCCCCGGCATCACCGTCGTCGACACGACCGAGGTGTCCCGCGGATCGACGGGACACAGCAATTTCCTGCGCAGCGCGGTGGCGTGCCGCGATTTCGTCGATGCCGTGCAAGGCAAGCGGACACGGCCGGAACGTGTCGCGACACGGCTGCCCTATGTGTTCTGGCTGAAGCCCGATCCGGTATCGCCGAAGGACCTCGACGAGACGATCTGCAACCGCGACCCGTCCTAA
- a CDS encoding low temperature requirement protein A: MIRSNLFRVRDGHGHAPVTNIELFFDLVFVFAITQLSHALLEHLGLAGALQTLLLLFAVWWVWIYTTWVANWLDPERAHVRLMLIMLMLGGLVLSSAVPYAFGKTGWLFAAAYCSMQIGRSLYMVWASWGIHHSRARSFMRITFWFLLSLPLWIAGAMSAPDHRLLLWGAALLLEYMGPIFFYWTPGLGRSKGHDWDISGAHMAERCALFVIISLGEGVLITGATFAKLPQDGLHWAAFATCFLGSAALWWLYFDTGAVRGSERIEASEQAGLIARNAYTYWHIPIIAGLVVSAVADEMLLMHPYGHIEPAFLAVTVGGGLLFLIGNMGFKKSTNDRRLPPFSHMIGCALLLAVGAASWFLHWQPIALGIGAFAVLAFTAIWEWGSYNGGWQRWAPWLGRFGSANA, encoded by the coding sequence GTGATCCGCAGCAATCTGTTTCGCGTGCGCGACGGTCATGGCCATGCGCCGGTTACCAATATCGAACTCTTCTTCGATCTCGTGTTCGTCTTTGCGATCACCCAGCTGTCGCACGCGCTGCTCGAACATCTGGGTCTGGCGGGGGCACTCCAGACGCTGTTGCTGCTCTTCGCGGTGTGGTGGGTGTGGATCTATACGACCTGGGTGGCGAACTGGCTCGATCCGGAGCGCGCTCATGTCCGGCTGATGCTGATCATGCTGATGCTGGGCGGGCTCGTCCTGTCGAGTGCCGTTCCTTATGCCTTCGGCAAGACCGGCTGGCTCTTCGCGGCCGCCTATTGTTCCATGCAGATCGGCCGCTCGCTCTATATGGTCTGGGCGAGCTGGGGCATCCATCATTCGCGTGCGCGCAGTTTCATGCGCATCACATTCTGGTTCCTGCTGTCGCTACCGCTCTGGATTGCCGGCGCGATGTCGGCGCCCGACCACCGGCTGCTTCTCTGGGGCGCAGCGCTGCTGCTCGAATATATGGGGCCGATCTTCTTTTACTGGACGCCCGGTCTCGGCCGTTCGAAGGGGCATGACTGGGACATTTCGGGTGCGCATATGGCCGAACGCTGCGCGCTGTTCGTCATCATATCGCTGGGCGAGGGCGTACTGATCACCGGCGCGACGTTCGCGAAGCTGCCGCAGGACGGTCTGCACTGGGCGGCGTTCGCGACCTGTTTTCTCGGGTCGGCGGCGCTCTGGTGGCTCTATTTCGATACCGGCGCGGTACGCGGCAGCGAGCGGATCGAGGCGAGCGAGCAGGCAGGGCTGATCGCGCGCAACGCCTATACCTACTGGCATATTCCGATCATCGCGGGCCTGGTCGTCTCGGCCGTTGCCGACGAAATGCTGTTGATGCATCCCTATGGTCATATCGAGCCTGCCTTCCTCGCCGTCACGGTCGGCGGCGGGCTGCTGTTCCTGATCGGCAACATGGGGTTCAAGAAGTCAACGAACGATCGCCGCCTGCCGCCCTTTTCGCACATGATCGGTTGCGCGCTGCTGCTGGCAGTCGGCGCCGCGTCATGGTTTCTTCATTGGCAACCGATTGCGCTGGGCATCGGCGCGTTTGCAGTACTGGCGTTCACCGCAATCTGGGAATGGGGCAGCTACAATGGCGGCTGGCAACGCTGGGCGCCGTGGCTCGGCCGCTTCGGGAGCGCCAACGCATAA
- a CDS encoding alpha/beta hydrolase — translation MIGDFEQVRLKLSTGVELDVVDMGPKDAPALIFLHGFPESHRTWRFQLPYFAGRFRCIAPDQRGYRGSSKPQGAESYTPDKLIADIFAVADALEIDTFTIVGHDWGGAIAWGVALGGQPGGLHPQWAGRVTRAVIANAPHPAIFQRLLLTNPAQREASQYIRTFRDPASDAIIEEHGIAGILAHAFAGRVPSGGIQPPDEIARLLKDWEDRESCRAMINWYRGSPANVPAMDEPYAEPPTMPFPKLTIPTLVIWALDDVALPPCNLDGMDELVPGAKIVQVPGCGHFVPWEDPEAVNAAMDEFLART, via the coding sequence ATGATCGGCGATTTCGAGCAGGTGCGACTGAAGCTTTCGACCGGAGTCGAACTGGACGTCGTCGATATGGGGCCGAAAGATGCGCCGGCGCTGATCTTCCTCCACGGCTTTCCCGAATCGCACCGTACCTGGCGCTTTCAGCTCCCGTATTTTGCCGGTCGCTTTCGCTGCATCGCGCCCGACCAGCGCGGTTATCGTGGTTCTTCCAAGCCGCAGGGCGCCGAATCCTATACGCCCGACAAGCTGATTGCCGACATCTTCGCCGTCGCCGATGCGCTGGAGATCGATACGTTCACGATCGTCGGTCACGACTGGGGCGGGGCGATCGCGTGGGGCGTGGCGCTCGGCGGACAGCCCGGCGGCCTGCATCCGCAATGGGCGGGGCGCGTCACCCGTGCCGTAATCGCCAATGCGCCGCATCCCGCAATCTTCCAGCGCCTTCTGCTGACCAATCCCGCGCAGCGCGAGGCGAGCCAGTATATCCGGACATTCCGTGACCCGGCGAGCGACGCGATTATCGAGGAACATGGCATCGCCGGCATCCTCGCGCATGCCTTTGCGGGACGCGTCCCCAGCGGGGGCATCCAGCCGCCCGATGAAATCGCGCGATTGCTGAAAGACTGGGAAGATCGCGAAAGCTGCCGCGCGATGATCAACTGGTATCGCGGCTCGCCTGCCAATGTGCCCGCGATGGACGAACCCTATGCCGAACCGCCGACGATGCCCTTTCCGAAGCTGACGATTCCGACGCTCGTCATCTGGGCGCTCGACGATGTGGCGCTGCCGCCGTGCAATCTCGACGGGATGGATGAGCTGGTTCCGGGCGCAAAGATCGTGCAGGTGCCGGGCTGCGGCCATTTCGTGCCGTGGGAAGATCCCGAGGCGGTCAACGCCGCGATGGACGAATTTCTCGCCCGGACCTGA
- the cobT gene encoding cobaltochelatase subunit CobT: MSTQSPLDDLKAALSSVARAVTRDPEVEVGFTADAPVQIGKAIKVPTPSRTLPRDQVAEARGFADSYALRMKHHSDRIHSAARPSEPLAAAAFDAMERARVEALGARNMAGMRQNLSASLTMRMRSDPISRAQAREDVPISSALELLIREALTGEQAPQGTETGLSLVREWITKEAGGDLDALAMLIDDQAAFAETAKMALRHLDLIYGDEPMDEGSEDTGEEDESEADESQEEQESEDGGSGESQVDARAEMSGDQADDGDSDPDAQEMEADGEPEMGGEGDEGMLPVRPNRLPTDVPDFNYVRFTEKHDEIVAATELCDADELTRLRAYLDQQMTHLQGAVTKLANRLQRRLMAQQNRAWDFDQEEGQLDAARLARVIVSPGSSLSYKIERDTDFRDTVVTLLIDNSGSMRGRPISIAAISADILARTLERCGVKTEILGFTTRTWKGGQSREDWLAAGRPAHPGRLNDLRHIIYKPADEPYRRARKSLGLMMREGLLKENIDGEALMWAHHRIINRPEERRILMVISDGAPVDDSTLSVNHGAYLDQHLRQVIDWIENRSPVELCAIGIGHDVTRYYSRAVTIMDAEQLGGTMVEQLAGLFDID, from the coding sequence ATGTCCACCCAGTCTCCCCTCGACGACCTGAAGGCCGCGCTGTCGAGCGTCGCGCGCGCGGTGACCCGCGACCCCGAGGTCGAGGTCGGCTTTACCGCCGATGCGCCGGTGCAGATCGGCAAGGCGATCAAGGTGCCCACCCCGTCGCGTACGCTGCCGCGCGATCAGGTCGCCGAAGCGCGCGGCTTTGCCGACAGCTATGCGCTGCGGATGAAGCATCATAGCGACAGGATCCACAGCGCCGCCCGCCCGTCCGAACCGCTCGCCGCGGCGGCGTTCGACGCGATGGAGCGCGCTCGGGTCGAGGCGCTCGGCGCACGCAATATGGCGGGGATGCGTCAGAACCTCTCGGCGTCACTCACCATGCGGATGCGCAGCGACCCGATCAGCCGCGCGCAGGCCCGGGAAGACGTGCCCATTTCGAGCGCGCTCGAACTGCTGATCCGCGAAGCGCTGACCGGCGAGCAGGCGCCACAGGGCACCGAGACCGGACTTTCGCTCGTGCGCGAGTGGATCACCAAGGAAGCCGGCGGTGATCTCGATGCGCTCGCGATGCTGATCGACGATCAGGCAGCCTTCGCCGAGACCGCGAAAATGGCGCTCCGCCACCTCGACCTCATATACGGCGACGAGCCGATGGACGAAGGCAGCGAGGACACCGGCGAAGAGGATGAATCCGAGGCCGACGAGAGCCAGGAAGAACAGGAAAGCGAAGACGGCGGCAGCGGCGAAAGCCAGGTCGACGCGCGCGCCGAAATGTCGGGCGATCAGGCCGACGACGGCGACAGCGATCCCGACGCACAGGAGATGGAGGCCGACGGCGAGCCAGAGATGGGCGGCGAAGGCGATGAGGGCATGCTGCCGGTGCGCCCGAACCGCCTGCCGACCGACGTCCCCGATTTCAACTATGTCCGCTTCACCGAAAAGCACGACGAAATCGTCGCCGCGACCGAGCTTTGCGATGCCGACGAACTGACGCGCCTGCGTGCCTATCTCGACCAGCAGATGACGCATCTGCAGGGCGCGGTGACCAAGCTCGCGAACCGCCTTCAGCGCCGCCTGATGGCGCAGCAGAACCGCGCATGGGATTTCGATCAGGAAGAGGGCCAGCTCGACGCCGCTCGCCTTGCCCGCGTCATCGTCTCGCCCGGCAGTTCGCTGTCGTACAAGATCGAACGCGACACCGACTTTCGCGATACCGTCGTCACGCTGCTGATCGACAACAGCGGTTCGATGCGCGGCCGGCCGATCAGCATCGCCGCGATTAGCGCCGACATTCTCGCGCGCACGCTCGAACGTTGCGGCGTGAAGACCGAGATTCTGGGTTTCACGACGCGCACCTGGAAAGGCGGGCAGAGCCGCGAGGATTGGCTCGCAGCGGGACGCCCTGCCCATCCCGGCCGCCTCAACGACCTTCGCCACATCATCTACAAGCCCGCCGACGAGCCCTATCGCCGCGCGCGCAAGTCGCTCGGGCTGATGATGCGCGAAGGGCTGCTGAAAGAGAATATCGACGGCGAAGCGCTGATGTGGGCGCACCACCGGATCATCAACCGCCCCGAGGAACGCCGCATCCTGATGGTGATCAGCGACGGCGCGCCGGTCGATGACAGCACGCTGTCGGTCAATCACGGCGCCTATCTGGACCAGCATCTGCGCCAGGTGATCGACTGGATCGAGAACCGCTCGCCGGTCGAGCTCTGCGCGATCGGCATCGGGCACGACGTCACGCGCTATTACAGCCGCGCGGTAACAATCATGGACGCCGAACAGCTCGGCGGCACGATGGTCGAGCAGCTTGCGGGTCTGTTCGACATCGACTGA
- a CDS encoding BolA family protein, translating into MESLLIAAFPDANFLLSNDSAKHHGHAGDDGSGESHFSLSIEWAGFAGQNRVARQRAVNKALGDLPGQRVHALAIKATAPGEGQL; encoded by the coding sequence ATGGAAAGCCTGCTCATCGCAGCCTTTCCCGACGCCAATTTCCTCCTCAGCAACGATAGCGCCAAGCATCACGGCCACGCCGGCGACGACGGGTCGGGCGAGTCGCATTTCAGCCTGAGCATCGAATGGGCAGGCTTCGCCGGCCAGAACCGCGTCGCGCGCCAGCGCGCGGTGAACAAGGCGCTCGGCGACCTGCCAGGGCAGCGCGTCCATGCGTTGGCAATAAAGGCGACGGCACCGGGAGAGGGACAGTTATGA
- a CDS encoding MFS transporter, translated as MKKSWIVIVCAAFIVTLAMGVRQSFGLFLPQMSVDIGISRSDFGLAMALQNLLFGLVQPFVGALADKHGAGRVVLAGALLYAAGLVGAAFATDAIGLHLSFGLLIGMAQSATTFVVVLGAVGRVVSPEKRSGAFGIVTAGGSLGQFLVVPLASWLLGDIGYHQTLWIMVGLVALCGLLAIGVAGRTDAPGTLEVEEQTAREALREAMAHRGYWLPNAGFFVCGFHIAFIATHLPAYLDDKGLGIGVGAQVLMLVGLFNILGSYVFGRAGDVLRQKYVLSALYTARSAVIALFLFLPLSHASALVFAAAMGFLWLGTVPLTSGIVGRIFGIRYLSMLYGIVFLSHQVGSFFGAWMAGLIFDATGSYNIAWGFAIALGLFAGLVHLPIADAPVKRLQPA; from the coding sequence ATGAAAAAGTCCTGGATCGTCATCGTCTGCGCGGCGTTCATCGTCACGCTGGCGATGGGCGTCCGCCAGAGCTTCGGTTTGTTTTTGCCGCAGATGAGCGTCGATATCGGCATCAGCCGGTCGGACTTCGGCCTTGCGATGGCGTTGCAGAACCTGCTGTTCGGACTCGTCCAGCCGTTTGTCGGCGCGCTTGCCGACAAGCATGGAGCAGGGCGCGTGGTTCTGGCCGGAGCGTTGCTCTACGCCGCCGGTCTCGTCGGTGCGGCCTTCGCGACCGATGCGATCGGACTTCATCTCAGCTTCGGACTACTGATCGGTATGGCGCAGTCGGCGACGACCTTTGTCGTGGTGCTCGGTGCGGTCGGCCGCGTCGTCAGTCCGGAAAAGCGCAGCGGCGCGTTCGGGATCGTCACCGCGGGCGGCTCGCTCGGCCAGTTCCTCGTCGTGCCGCTGGCCTCGTGGCTGCTCGGCGATATCGGCTATCACCAGACATTGTGGATCATGGTCGGCCTCGTCGCGCTGTGCGGCCTGCTCGCGATCGGCGTGGCGGGACGGACCGACGCGCCGGGCACGCTCGAGGTCGAGGAGCAGACCGCGCGTGAGGCGCTCCGCGAGGCGATGGCGCATCGCGGCTATTGGCTGCCCAATGCGGGCTTCTTCGTCTGCGGCTTCCATATTGCTTTCATTGCGACGCACCTGCCGGCCTATCTCGACGACAAGGGGCTGGGGATCGGCGTCGGCGCGCAGGTGCTGATGCTCGTCGGGCTGTTCAATATTCTCGGTTCCTATGTGTTCGGGCGCGCGGGCGACGTGCTGCGGCAGAAATATGTGCTGTCGGCGCTCTACACCGCGCGTTCGGCGGTGATCGCGCTCTTCCTCTTTCTGCCGCTCAGCCATGCGAGTGCGCTGGTCTTTGCCGCCGCGATGGGGTTCCTCTGGCTCGGAACCGTGCCGCTGACGAGCGGGATCGTCGGGCGCATCTTCGGCATCCGCTATCTCTCGATGCTCTACGGCATCGTCTTCCTCAGCCATCAGGTCGGCAGCTTCTTCGGCGCATGGATGGCCGGGCTGATCTTCGACGCGACGGGCAGCTACAATATCGCATGGGGCTTCGCGATCGCGCTCGGCCTGTTCGCAGGGCTCGTCCACCTGCCGATCGCCGACGCGCCGGTCAAACGGCTGCAGCCTGCATGA
- the cobS gene encoding cobaltochelatase subunit CobS has protein sequence MTDIPNSLPDHHGSTLLGAPDTEVSAREMFGVDIDMMVPAFSESDERVPDLDPAYVFDGDTTLAILAGFKFNRRVMVQGYHGTGKSTHIEQVAARLKWPCIRVNLDAHISRIDLVGRDAIVLRDGQQVTEFREGLLPWALQTPTALVFDEYDAGRPDVMFVIQRVLEAEGKLTLLDQNRVIRPNPHFRLFATANTVGLGDTSGLYHGTQQINQGQMDRWNIVVTLNYLPAATESAIILAKVPGTDDTTVGNMVKVADLTRQGFINGDISTVMSPRTVISWAQNAAIFNNLGFAFRLSFLNKCDEAERMIVAEYYQRVFGEDLPEGVIGK, from the coding sequence ATGACCGATATTCCGAACAGCCTTCCCGACCATCACGGCTCGACGCTCCTCGGCGCGCCCGATACCGAGGTGAGCGCGCGCGAGATGTTCGGCGTCGATATCGACATGATGGTCCCGGCGTTCAGCGAGTCCGACGAGCGTGTGCCCGACCTCGATCCGGCTTACGTCTTCGACGGCGACACGACGCTCGCTATTCTGGCGGGCTTCAAGTTCAACCGCCGCGTCATGGTCCAGGGCTACCACGGCACCGGCAAGTCGACGCACATCGAACAGGTTGCCGCGCGGCTCAAATGGCCGTGCATCCGCGTCAATCTCGACGCGCATATCAGCCGTATCGACCTCGTCGGCCGCGATGCGATCGTGCTGCGCGACGGCCAGCAGGTTACCGAGTTCCGCGAAGGCCTGCTCCCCTGGGCGCTGCAGACGCCGACCGCGCTCGTCTTCGACGAATATGACGCGGGCCGCCCCGACGTGATGTTCGTGATCCAGCGCGTGCTCGAGGCCGAGGGCAAGCTGACCTTGCTCGACCAGAACCGTGTGATCCGCCCGAACCCACATTTCCGCCTGTTCGCGACCGCGAACACCGTCGGCCTTGGCGACACGAGCGGCCTCTATCACGGCACGCAGCAGATCAACCAGGGCCAGATGGACCGCTGGAACATCGTCGTCACGCTGAACTATCTGCCCGCGGCGACCGAAAGCGCGATCATTCTCGCGAAGGTTCCGGGCACCGACGACACGACCGTCGGCAATATGGTCAAGGTCGCCGACCTGACGCGTCAGGGCTTCATCAACGGCGATATTTCGACTGTGATGAGCCCGCGTACCGTGATCAGCTGGGCGCAGAATGCCGCGATCTTCAACAATCTCGGTTTCGCGTTCCGCCTGTCGTTCCTGAACAAGTGCGACGAGGCCGAGCGGATGATCGTTGCCGAATATTATCAGCGCGTGTTCGGCGAGGACCTGCCCGAAGGCGTGATCGGCAAGTGA